In Fusarium oxysporum Fo47 chromosome IX, complete sequence, the following proteins share a genomic window:
- a CDS encoding glycoside hydrolase: MMLFSLVLCTFVLSAIASPSTPISEQKLGGLRYPKQRGKHYDYTGFEPSQKKRADDIIDMFRFAWNGYYEHAFPHDSLRPKYNNYTDDRNGWGVTAVDGLDTAILMEQTDIVEIILDFIPTINFTKTNTPEPTTVSLFETNIRYLGGLLSAYDLLKGPFKHLKVNKENVDVLLKQATTLADTLKFAFDTPSGIPFGSLWIENQTSTDENSLEDGTAYAGLAAMGTLVLEWQHLSDLTGDPQYGKLANRAESYWLSPSSEVWPGLTGGRFSLKTGEILDEYGGWTSGNDSAYEYLIKMYVYDPDRFSHYGERFTMAADSTIKHLISHPSSRPDLTMAAAFTGRQQVNYTEFLACFIGGSFILGSSALDRPDWLDYGLSFSEYCANGYRYTASGIGPTLYSWDLNELAQPENKNQTAFYNRAGFFIQEGIFQGGQAPEAVESWYYAYQKTHDQYWRDVAWAYTLAQNRTMRVGGGFASINNVLSPSGDGVRGGIMASFMLAETLKYMWLIQTENKGEWDVLEGGENLFVYNTEAHPLRVAAKKPV, translated from the coding sequence ATGATGTTGTTTTCACTCGTTCTTTGCACTTTTGTGCTATCAGCAATCGCTTCACCTTCTACGCCCATCTCTGAGCAGAAGCTTGGGGGGTTACGGTATCCCAAACAGCGCGGTAAGCATTATGACTACACCGGGTTTGAGCCCAGCCAGAAGAAGCGCGCGGATGATATTATTGATATGTTTCGCTTTGCTTGGAATGGATACTACGAGCATGCGTTCCCTCATGATTCTTTGAGACCAAAGTATAACAACTACACGGATGATCGTAATGGATGGGGCGTCACTGCtgttgatggtcttgatacTGCGATTTTGATGGAGCAGACGGATATTGTCGAGATTATTCTGGACTTTATCCCGACTATCAACTTTACTAAGACTAACACTCCTGAACCTACTACCGTCAGTTTGTTTGAGACAAACATTCGATATCTGGGTGGATTGCTAAGTGCCtatgatcttctcaaaggACCGTTCAAGCAtctcaaagtcaacaagGAAAACGTTGATGTTCTACTCAAGCAAGCTACTACATTGGCCGACACATTAAAGTTTGCTTTTGATACGCCATCCGGAATTCCGTTCGGTTCACTGTGGATCGAGAACCAGACATCCACCGACGAGAACAGCCTTGAGGATGGAACTGCCTACGCGGGTTTGGCGGCTATGGGcactcttgttcttgaatgGCAGCACCTTTCGGATCTCACTGGAGATCCTCAGTACGGCAAGCTGGCCAATCGCGCTGAGTCATATTGGCtttctccatcttctgaGGTCTGGCCTGGTCTCACTGGAGGTCGCTTCAGTCTCAAGACGGGTGAGATTCTCGATGAGTATGGTGGATGGACGTCGGGTAATGACTCAGCTTATGAGTACCTCATTAAGATGTATGTCTATGATCCAGACAGGTTCAGCCATTACGGTGAGCGTTTCACTATGGCGGCCGACTCTACCATTAAACATCTGATCTCTCATCCATCGTCGCGACCCGACTTGACCATGGCAGCCGCATTCACCGGTAGGCAGCAAGTCAATTATACCGAATTCCTCGCATGTTTCATCGGCGGATCATTCATTCTCGGAAGTTCAGCCCTAGACCGCCCAGACTGGCTCGACTACGGCCTCTCCTTCAGCGAGTACTGCGCCAACGGCTACCGCTACACAGCATCCGGCATCGGTCCAACCCTCTACAGCTGGGATCTCAACGAACTAGCACAGCCCGAGAACAAAAACCAGACCGCCTTCTACAACCGCGCGGGTTTCTTCATCCAGGAGGGAATCTTCCAGGGCGGCCAGGCACCCGAGGCCGTGGAGAGCTGGTACTACGCGTACCAGAAGACGCACGACCAGTACTGGCGCGACGTGGCGTGGGCGTACACCCTAGCACAGAACAGGACGATGCGCGTTGGCGGGGGCTTCGCTAGCATCAACAACGTGCTGTCTCCGTCTGGGGACGGAGTGCGCGGCGGCATCATGGCTAGCTTCATGCTCGCTGAGACGCTCAAGTACATGTGGCTAATCCAGACGGAGAACAAGGGCGAATGGGATGTCTTGGAGGGAGGGGAGAATCTGTTTGTTTACAATACTGAGGCTCACCCGCTACGTGTTGCTGCGAAGAAGCCTGTTTAA
- a CDS encoding general substrate transporter: MTPQERTAWFAATAAAMVMALAGYDASTFNSIQGFETFINHFKEPGDDAIQPNILGGINTAYHVGAIVSGLLISPTISKKFGRKIPIQIGTSIVLISVMIQTFAPNIVCFIAGRVLMGLGKGISMNNGPTYIAEIAPAKIRGIMLSLWQLWYTIGAFIVYWAAYGAQRTTLDMGIWQWRIPLFVQIPIPVFIIVSIFFCPESPRWLVENDRVEDARSALTRVRNDQIDEEVADIVTAVAYEKSTTKHWDKWWAPYWTLVREPSLLRRTLVVIFINVGQQISGSSSLNAYTTLIYKSVFKSTETIALINALSGTCSIIFTLSCTLLVDRVGRRCILMVGAAGMCISLLVVAILGMKVPESADGTRPYGMGVAVAAMFFLFIFFYKPSWGATVWVYTSEIFSTDVRAHGVAIGAQSQSVASTILNQFFPTFLKNCGFYTFFFFVGVNALLLVGVFFFLPETKGVPLEEIDVLFGSVSHREKGEDVLEGKMKADSLEGEPTIVHHNGFTSK; this comes from the exons ATGACCCCCCAGGAACGAACGGCATGGTTTGCCGCCACGGCCGCAGCCATGGTCATG GCTCTTGCAGGATACGACGCATCGACGTTTAATTCGATTCAGGGTTTCGAAACCTTCATCAACCACTTCAAAGAACCCGGAGACGATGCAATTCAGCCAAATATTCTGGGCGGTATCAACACAG CCTACCACGTAGGTGCCATTGTCTCTGGACTCTTGATTTCCCccaccatctccaagaagttTGGCCGCAAGATCCCGATCCAGATTGGCACCTCCATTGTCCTGATATCGGTTATGATTCAGACCTTTGCGCCAAACATTGTGTGCTTTATCGCCGGTCGAGTGCTCATGGGTCTGGGTAAAGGTATCAGCATGAACAATGGTCCGACTTACATCGCCGAAATTGCCCCCGCCAAGATTCGTGGAATCATGCTTTCCCTTTGGCAGC TCTGGTATACTATCGGTGCTTTTATAGTGTACTGGGCAGCATACGGAGCCCAGAGGACCACGCTTGACATGGGTATCTGGCAATGGCGCATTCCGCTGTTTGTCCAGATCCCCATCCCCGTCTTTATTATCGTTTCTATCTTCTTCTGTCCAGAGTCACCGCGATGGCTGGTCGAGAATGATCGTGTTGAGGATGCTCGCTCTGCGCTGACCCGCGTCCGGAACGATCAGATCGATGAGGAGGTGGCCGATATTGTGACGGCTGTCGCTTACGAGAAGTCGACCACCAAGCACTGGGACAAGTGGTGGGCACCTT ACTGGACTTTGGTTCGAGAGCCCTCTCTTCTCCGTCGCACCCTTGTTGTTATCTTCATCAATGTCGGCCAGCAGATCTCCGGTAGCTCTTCCCTCAATGCCTACACCACCCTGATCTACAAGTCTGTCTTCAAGAGTACCGAGACGATCGCCCTCATCAACGCTTTGTCAGGAACCTGCTCTATCATCTTTACCCTTAGCTGCACCCTCCTCGTTGACCGGGTGGGCCGACGCTGCATCCTCATGGTTGGTGCAGCCGGTATGTGTATCTCACTCCTGGTTGTCGCCATCCTTGGAATGAAGGTCCCGGAGAGCGCGGATGGAACCCGGCCTTACGGCATGGGCGTGGCTGTGGCCGCCATGTTCTTCctttttatcttcttctaCAAGCCATCTTGGGGAGCTACAGTCTGGGTTTACACCTCAGAAATCTTCTCGACAGATGTGCGAGCTCACGGTGTCGCCATTGGCGCCCAGTCACAATCTGTGGCTTCGACCATCCTCAACCAGTTTTTCCCCACATTCTTGAAGAATTGTGGTTTCTACacattcttcttcttcgtcgggGTTAACGCACTTTTGCTCGTCGGTGTCTTCTT CTTTCTTCCAGAGACAAAGGGTGTTCCTCTCGAAGAAATCGATGTCTTGTTTGGTTCGGTCTCCCATAGAGAGAAGGGAGAAGATGTTCTGGAGGGCAAGATGAAGGCTGACAGCCTCGAGGGCGAGCCTACAATTGTTCATCACAACGGTTTTACCTCCAAGTAG
- a CDS encoding major facilitator superfamily domain-containing protein, whose product MSAVSKNFDTSQACSEQITKDESPSQLASNEKIRIANIDSGSSTQIAEQNSTDQSDAESIGGQRNSDLPRKRLLISITALSVCLFVSFLDQTSVSTATPAVAGELETGTSTSWIGTSFLIASTAFQLINGRLSDIFGRKNMLLLCLFLMGVGDLACGFAKTPVQLYVFRSIAGVGGGGINSLVMIIVSDITSLQNRGYYQGMLGAIIALANGVGPFLGGAIVQSATWRWVFWMIPIITLPTTAIIWFYLPLKHRSGGYMEKIKKIDYGGIVLNIASTLLLLIPISGGGVTYAWTSAFFIATVIISILLAVLFVLFEWKLAKLPIMPLRLYRAPHCWALYLQSFLTGLAYFGNFFYLPLYFQSVLGYDALVAGALILAVVIPTSLTSILSGQYMSRVGSYMHCILAGFALWTLGNGLTLIFDRETKLGPLIAILIVEGAGIGFTLQPTLVGMYANGRSEDRAVTTGLRNFIRTIGGAFGVVISGVILSNTLNKELGGKGIVSNDTIAQLTSSTYSLSSMGLSQQDQDIILDAYMKGLYYTFVFFTVCSGLSLVLTFWVGNTSLKSPAKTEDASGSTDQEMTEDERPGQVDLEKAQR is encoded by the exons ATGAGTGCCGTTTCTAAGAATTTCGACACATCACAAGCATGCTCCGAACAGATCACAAAGGACGAGTCACCATCTCAGCTTGCCAGCAATGAGAAAATACGAATCGCCAACATCGACAGCGGTTCCAGCACACAAATAGCAGAACAAAACAGCACTGACCAAAGCGACGCCGAAAGCATAGGCGGCCAACGCAACAGCGACCTCCCCCGAAAACGCCTTCTTATCTCCATAACCGCCCTATCAGTATGCCTTTTCGTATCTTTCCTCGACCAAACGAGCGTGTCAACGGCTACACCCGCCGTAGCTGGCGAGCTCGAAACAGGAACTTCAACGTCATGGATCGGAACCTCGTTTTTAATAGCGTCTACGGCTTTCCAGCTTATTAATGGCCGACTTTCGGATATCTTTGGCCGGAAGAATATGCTTTTGCTATGCCTGTTTCTTATGGGTGTTGGTGATCTTGCGTGCGGTTTTGCAAAGACGCCGGTGCAGTTGTATGTCTTCCGGTCGattgctggtgttggtggtggggGGATTAATAGCTTGGTCATGATTATCGTGAGTGATATCACGTCACTACAAAATCGAGGCTACTATCAAG GTATGTTAGGAGCCATCATTGCCCTTGCAAACGGCGTCGGACCCTTCCTAGGCGGTGCGATCGTTCAATCTGCGACTTGGCGATGGGTCTTTTGGATGATACCCATCATCACTCTGCCTACAACAGCAATTATCTGGTTCTACCTCCCTCTAAAGCATCGATCCGGAGGGTACATGgagaagataaaaaagaTCGACTACGGAGGCATCGTTCTCAATATTGCATCAACACTACTACTTCTGATCCCCATATCTGGAGGAGGCGTCACATATGCCTGGACGTCAGCTTTCTTCATCGccaccgtcatcatcagTATCTTGCTAGCCGTCCTCTTCGTTCTGTTTGAATGGAAATTGGCAAAACTACCGATTATGCCTCTTCGACTATATCGCGCACCTCATTGCTGGGCGCTATACCTGCAGTCTTTCTTGACGGGTTTGGCTTACTTTGGCAACTTCTTCTATCTACCGCTGTACTTCCAATCGGTCCTTGGATACGACGCACTAGTTGCCGGTGCTCTCATCTTAGCAGTGGTCATTCCAACATCACTCACGTCTATCCTTTCAGGGCAGTACATGAGTCGCGTGGGAAGTTATATGCACTGCATCCTAGCTGGTTTCGCTCTATGGACGCTTGGAAATGGCCTTACGCTTATCTTTGATCGTGAGACGAAGCTGGGCCCGCTAATCGCCATTCTCATCGTTGAGGGCGCGGGTATTGGGTTCACTCTGCAGCCTACGCTCGTTGGGATGTATGCAAACGGTCGCAGTGAGGACAGAGCAGTGACGACTGGTTTGCGAAACTTTATCCGCACAATTGGCGGAGCGTTTGGAGTAGTCATCTCGGGTGTTATCCTCTCTAACACGTTGAACAAAGAGCTTGGTGGTAAAGGCATCGTGTCCAACGACACGATTGCTCAATTgacatcatcaacatacTCTTTGAGCAGTATGGGCTTGTCGCAACAGGATCAGGATATCATTCTAGATGCATACATGAAGGGTCTGTATTACACATTTGTCTTCTTTACGGTATGCTCGGGATTAAGTCTGGTTCTGACGTTCTGGGTTGGAAACACGAGCCTCAAATCGCCTGCAAAAACTGAGGACGCGTCAGGTTCAACAGATCAAGAGATGACGGAGGATGAGAGACCTGGGCAGGTCGATCTCGAAAAGGCACAGCGATAG
- a CDS encoding Alpha/Beta hydrolase protein: MEFPNPSLIGGAADIPVNSASPIFTFTPVTLPSKDRRVDLDLKVTAPINGDNLPIIVLSHGHGPSNYLSSLKGYGPVADWWASHGFVVIQPTHLSSRQLGFELNAESISELFMESRAKDLVQIVDSLDNIETTVPLLKGRLDKSKIAVVGHSLGSLSSALLLGAVNTDPRDGKAFKVADPRIKAGVLFGAIGASDDPSENGKSMLPFLDLDFSNMTTPCLVFWGDSDVSPHLTYRGADWHNDPYKLSPGPKASFEVKDGKHGFGGISGWDAKECQDEGVERLAAMQRVTWAYLRSQLYGDDSWEEAKKAIGQHPQIGKIEEK; this comes from the coding sequence ATGGAGTTTCCTAACCCTTCTCTCATCGGCGGCGCAGCTGACATCCCGGTTAACTCTGCTTCACCCATTTTCACCTTCACACCAGTCACTCTCCCCTCCAAAGACCGCAGAGTCGATCTCGACCTCAAGGTCACAGCTCCCATCAATGGAGATAATCTCCCCATTATAGTTCTCTCCCACGGCCACGGCCCAAGCAACTATCTCTCCTCGCTCAAGGGCTACGGCCCTGTTGCCGATTGGTGGGCTAGCCATGGCTTTGTCGTCATTCAACCTACACACTTGAGCTCTCGACAACTAGGCTTCGAGCTGAACGCTGAGAGTATTAGTGAGCTCTTTATGGAGTCTCGCGCTAAGGATTTGGTTCAGATTGTCGATAGTCTTGATAACATTGAGACTACTGTCCCTCTTCTCAAGGGCAGACTTGACAAGTCCAAGATTGCTGTTGTTGGACATTCCCTCGGCTCTTTGTCCTCTGCTCTCCTGCTCGGCGCCGTCAATACCGACCCTCGTGATGGAAAAGCCTTCAAGGTCGCTGATCCCCGCATCAAAGCAGGCGTCCTCTTCGGTGCCATCGGCGCAAGCGACGACCCCTCTGAAAACGGCAAATCCATGCTTCCCTTCCTCGACCTCGACTTCTCCAACATGACGACTCCCTGTCTTGTATTCTGGGGCGACAGTGACGTCAGTCCGCATCTCACCTACCGAGGAGCAGACTGGCATAATGATCCCTACAAGCTCTCGCCAGGACCTAAGGCTTCCTTTGAGGTTAAGGATGGAAAGCATGGGTTTGGTGGTATTAGTGGATGGGACGCTAAGGAGTGTCAAGATGAGGGTGTTGAGAGGTTGGCGGCGATGCAGAGGGTTACGTGGGCTTATCTGAGGAGTCAGTTGTATGGCGATGATTCATGGGAGGAGGCGAAGAAGGCTATTGGGCAGCATCCTCAAATTGGAaagattgaggagaagtAG
- a CDS encoding D-isomer specific 2-hydroxyacid dehydrogenase, producing MSKRNQELVVVATVQWDSQEIDIIRKAFEPAEFVHIRRGEQHIFDQAIKRAQIAILASDVTPGMLSDAPNLIWIHCDHAGLNKSARPEVFERGLVITSSAGRSSPALAQHAFFFALSLRYDSRGLFQRQVSCQWHNGREELRLRGALWGQSLGILGFGNTGKEMALLGRAFGMHVTVIRRRKLSGDSKLPDNVDVMLSTENGDSIEGLLGCDVVMLAASLTDETYHLFGATQFRQMKPSSVIINMGRGSLIDETALVTALKAGEIAGAGLDVFEVEPLPEQSPLWKLPNVVITPHSTPGMPDRTARSIEIICDNIRRFKNNQPLLNALEQGDIYTKGL from the coding sequence ATGTCGAAGCGAAATCAGGAGCTTGTGGTCGTGGCCACTGTCCAGTGGGACTCTCAAGAGATCGACATCATTCGAAAAGCATTTGAGCCAGCCGAGTTTGTTCATATCCGCAGAGGCGAGCAGCACATTTTTGACCAGGCCATTAAGCGTGCCCAAATTGCCATATTGGCCAGCGACGTCACCCCAGGCATGCTTTCTGATGCGCCAAATCTGATCTGGATTCATTGTGATCACGCTGGTCTCAACAAATCGGCCCGCCCCGAGGTGTTTGAGCGAGGCCTAGTCATCACCAGTTCAGCGGGCCGCTCATCACCTGCACTTGCTCAGCATGCCTTTTTCTTCGCTCTTTCATTAAGATACGACTCCAGGGGCTTGTTCCAGCGTCAGGTATCCTGTCAGTGGCATAATGGACGTGAGGAGCTGCGCCTGCGGGGTGCTCTTTGGGGCCAGAGCTTGGGCATCCTGGGCTTTGGCAATACGGGTAAGGAGATGGCCCTGTTGGGCAGAGCCTTTGGCATGCACGTTACGGTTATTAGACGAAGAAAGCTCAGTGGCGACTCCAAGCTACCTGATAACGTCGACGTCATGCTGAGTACCGAGAATGGAGACAGTATAGAGGGACTTCTTGGCTGCGATGTTGTAATGCTCGCAGCTAGCCTCACCGACGAGACATATCATCTGTTTGGAGCGACTCAGTTCAGGCAGATGAAGCCATCCTCTGTCATCATTAACATGGGGAGAGGCTCATTGATTGATGAAACCGCTTTGGTAACCGCCCTGAAGGCTGGCGAAATTGCGGGAGCTGGACTTGATGTATTCGAAGTTGAGCCATTGCCCGAGCAGTCCCCTCTGTGGAAGTTACCCAATGTGGTTATCACGCCTCACTCGACGCCGGGAATGCCAGATCGCACGGCTCGGTCTATAGAGATCATCTGTGACAACATCCGGCGGTTCAAAAACAACCAGCCGTTACTCAACGCATTAGAACAGGGCGATATCTATACTAAGGGTCTTTGA
- a CDS encoding glycosyl hydrolase 6-domain-containing protein, producing MTVAAPTPHQWWHEPFSVVQTNLREIDAGMDVDDVAHWIKDFGATAWLCGVGGIQAQYPSDLAFQTRNPNLAERASGDLVGDALAAAHAKGLKFLARMDFSKIAPHVAAEHPEWCYVSPLGNLQEHTAGLVSVCPSGGYYQEHIFDILQEVTERYKIDGMFFNWATMNEEDYYKVYHGVCHCVNCQSLWLEFARGLEMPKGPQDINYGIWLIFSRNIIDDITAKIRDFIAKRLPETALIRGKAADIIYQESNNEIGREFWHHSTSEWISSWISYRPNVPVLANSTCFIDMRYRMAGEEPAQFAQYLIQCISRGGTPSTYMMGTPGKIPYPCLDVAADITRFHTQYHDTYRNFVPCALTGLLRPDRGYMAGRSYQQSLSEFRGLYSALQEMHIPFDVVALEHLPGLEANLSLSRYKNLILPDLRNVPPESASIFDRWVEQTGGVLICTGSSGQEEAGSIQLKCLPVRRRRAVVAEGRLLWSSYVAPLQKKKGIHYYNGPMIPLFGAANYFEWKEDSVKSHKTLSRAPFAPPEKAYGNIEIDHPGYGMAQYGSGKGVMVPFTVGRGYRETGLSCQRDFFLQVFRQYSTPEKLTFNLAEQVEITLHRSGDKLVVHLVNMSGARRLNFGSHIPIEQGSIKIEGDSLGVSARALRMDQKLEVNDGTISLPRLDLFEVVVIEGVVENLQNGVTHLT from the coding sequence ATGACCGTTGCTGCACCAACTCCTCACCAATGGTGGCACGAGCCGTTCTCGGTTGTCCAGACCAACCTCCGCGAGATTGACGCGGGAATGGACGTTGACGACGTGGCCCATTGGATCAAGGACTTTGGCGCGACAGCTTGGCTTTGTGGAGTGGGTGGCATACAGGCCCAATACCCCTCTGACCTGGCTTTCCAGACGCGAAATCCGAACTTAGCCGAGAGGGCCAGCGGCGACCTTGTCGGCGATGCTCTCGCCGCAGCCCATGCCAAGGGGCTCAAGTTCCTCGCCCGCATGGATTTCTCAAAGATTGCCCCTCACGTGGCTGCCGAGCATCCTGAGTGGTGTTATGTCTCTCCGCTGGGTAATCTTCAGGAACACACAGCCGGCCTCGTCTCGGTTTGCCCTTCTGGGGGTTATTATCAGGAACACATTTTCGATATCCTCCAGGAGGTGACGGAACGCTACAAGATTGATGGCATGTTCTTCAACTGGGCCACCATGAACGAGGAAGACTATTACAAGGTGTACCACGGCGTCTGCCATTGCGTCAATTGCCAGTCATTATGGCTCGAGTTTGCACGAGGTCTTGAAATGCCAAAAGGACCACAAGATATCAATTACGGGATCTGGCTTATCTTCAGCCGAAACATCATAGATGATATCACGGCAAAGATACGCGATTTTATTGCTAAGAGACTCCCTGAAACAGCCCTTATCAGGGGGAAAGCAGCTGATATTATCTACCAAGAGTCAAATAACGAAATTGGCCGAGAGTTTTGGCATCATTCAACCTCGGAATGGATTAGCTCTTGGATATCTTATCGGCCAAACGTACCCGTATTAGCTAATTCGACGTGTTTTATCGATATGAGGTACCGCATGGCCGGAGAAGAGCCAGCCCAGTTTGCCCAATACTTGATCCAATGCATTTCTCGCGGGGGTACACCCTCTACCTACATGATGGGAACACCAGGAAAGATTCCATACCCCTGCCTGGACGTCGCTGCAGATATAACCCGGTTCCATACCCAGTATCATGATACATACCGCAACTTCGTGCCTTGCGCGCTCACCGGGCTCTTGCGGCCGGATCGCGGATACATGGCAGGGCGGAGCTATCAGCAATCCTTATCTGAGTTCCGGGGATTATACTCGGCCTTGCAAGAGATGCATATTCCTTTCGACGTAGTAGCACTCGAGCATCTGCCTGGGTTGGAGGCAAACTTGAGTCTTTCCCGTTATAAGAACCTGATACTGCCCGATCTGCGTAATGTTCCTCCAGAATCCGCCAGCATTTTCGATCGCTGGGTCGAGCAAACGGGCGGTGTCTTAATTTGCACGGGATCGTCAGGCCAAGAGGAAGCTGGTTCAATCCAACTCAAGTGCCTTCCCGTTCGCCGACGCCGCGCTGTTGTGGCCGAGGGCAGACTGTTATGGTCCTCATATGTGGCGCCActccagaagaagaagggaattCACTACTACAACGGCCCTATGATCCCTCTTTTTGGGGCGGCCAACTATTTTGAGTGGAAGGAAGATAGTGTCAAGAGTCACAAGACACTTTCCCGAGCACCCTTTGCTCCCCCGGAAAAGGCCTACGGTAATATCGAGATCGACCATCCAGGTTATGGTATGGCACAATACGGTTCTGGGAAAGGTGTTATGGTTCCTTTTACTGTTGGAAGGGGTTATCGAGAAACTGGACTTAGTTGTCAGCGTGACTTTTTTCTGCAGGTATTCAGGCAGTATAGCACACCCGAGAAGCTCACATTCAACCTTGCTGAACAAGTTGAGATCACTCTGCATCGGAGTGGCGATAAGCTTGTCGTCCATCTTGTCAATATGTCCGGCGCTCGGAGGCTCAACTTTGGTAGTCACATTCCAATTGAGCAGGGCTCGATCAAGATAGAAGGAGATTCCCTCGGAGTGTCGGCGCGAGCTTTGAGGATGGATCAGAAGCTAGAGGTCAACGATGGAACAATCAGCTTACCACGACTAGATCTATTTGAAGTGGTGGTTATAGAGGGAGTAGTGGAGAATCTACAAAACGGAGTGACACATTTAACATAG